GGCCCTGAAACATTGCTTCCTGATTTAGTTTGAGACGGTGTGATTTCAAAAAGTAACTTTATTTATGCCTCAGCAAATGAGGCCTTTGTCACACTGACATCTCTACATCAAGGCTGAAGTCTAAACGCAATTGCTTGGCTAAGGGCATAGGACTGTATTTCCCTGGTGAAAACTTTTCAGTGATGTTTGTGCCTTTGGTGTTGGTGAACTGAAATAGTTAGAGGCTAGATTCAGACCATTAATTCATCCATCGCACCTGACAAAGAAAGGATTTTCATCCAGATATCAGTAGTGTTACATATGTGCTTAGTCATTCTTGACACATTGTTAAATGTCAATATTTTGTACTCTTCCCATTTGGTTTTCAGATTACCGAACTGTGTGGAGCCACTCGTCTTGGCCATTTTGGCAGGAGTCAGTTCTACATTGCTTTGAAACTCATTGCTCTAGCCCAGTCTGGCCTGCCCCTTCGAGTAGAGAGCCTAAACAATGGTAAGCATGAACACTTTTTTTTCTGTAATGAAACATGTCTCTTTGAACTTTGGATCTCTCTAGATCAAGTTATAATGTGTTCGTTTAACTAAATCTGCtcaatttgatgttgagttggGCTTTCCCCTTTATTTTGTTCTAAATAAAAGTATATAATGTAAAGTATCGAGTATGTGATATAAAATGGCCTCTCAAATCCAAATATAGTTTGGATCCTCCCCACAAGTACTGAAAACCTCAGTTGCAGGTCCTGTCGTCTGCAGAAGGACTTCACCCCATTAACTGCTCTGTGCAGTTATCCTCTGTCACAACGCAAACAAAACTGTGTTTTAGTTGCTAGCCTAAAAAGCTCTGCATTAAGACGCGAGGAAATGGCTGTTTTCCGAGATGACGGTGTAAGTAGCGGGTGCCGATGTAAATAAGCAGGAAATAAGGACATCCCTGTGTGCCTGGAGATACTGTAGAAGAATGGAAACTCGGTCAACAGGAAACAGCAGAAGGGGACCTTAGGTCATTTCCTTTCTTTAAAATGAACCGTAATGTTAAATACTTGAAGGACTTGAGTGTCCTCAGcttgtgtgtcttgtgatatTACATTAGACACTGGGGTACGTCTTCACGTCTTGGCTGGTTGTATTTGCGAATGTGTCATTACACGGTTCTATGTATGTTTCTGTGTTATGTTGGGTTTTGCAGTCAAGGACCTGCCCCTCCCTCGCTTTGTGGTGGGCAAGAATGAACAGGAGTCCAGGCACACAGCCATGTACCCGGACACGGAGAACCAGGGGCCGTACACCAGCGTGATTCCCAGGCCCCCCGGCAGAGTCCCCACCAAGAAAGTGTCCACCCACGAGGTGATCCAGCCATGTGTGCCTGCCGCCGAGCCCCAGGTCAGTGTACCACTCCCACCTGCTGATCCACTCCCATCGTGGTGGATGTACTTTGAGTCATCACACCTTTCTTTTAATTCCAACACCTGAAAGTTTCTATATTCTTATTATCGATGATGGAGTTGCTTTTTAGATTTTATTATAAAACAGTTTATTTTGGACGGGCAAACTTAACTCTTCAAAAGTAACCGACAGAAAGTGTCGGTGTTATTTCTATTTGCCTCAAGTGCCAGTTTCAAATGTCTGCTCTCTGAACCAAGTGTGTCAGACCATTCCCAGCAATCAACTGGTTCGGGCATATGTCCTATCAAAAAAGGCTTTGGTACTTTGGTGTGATGATGGACGTTCCGTCTCTCTGACCCCAGCCGGACACCACGTCTCCTGTAGTGTCACCTCACCAGTCCCCGCCCACCTCGCCCCTCGCCTGGAGGAAGCACAAGCGTCAGGCCAGCGGGGGGGCCGTGGAGAGACAGCCCCCCGTGGCCGGAGCCGCCTGGCCGCCCTTCCGAGAAGCACAGTCAGGTACCCACCAGCACGCGTGCACGTGGAGGGCTTCCTCTGCCGCGAACCGGAAAGGACGACGCCAAGTAACCGATTCGCAATTAACAAGCATTAATAAAAAATTAAGGTCATTTCTAATACATCGTCATCATGTCAGCGTGCGTAACGTTAACCACGTATAAGGTCAAATCGTGCTTAATAGACTTTAATGATGATTAAAAAGATGTTCATGGAGTGGATGGAGGAAGTTCTCCGTCCTCTCCTGAACTCGTATTGCTGCATCTCCGGCTTGGCCCTCTCCACCACTGTCCTGTTTTAATACAGCAGTTGAAGAGGAGGACGCCCCTGATCCGGATTCGTTCTGAAAGTTATTTTTAAGTCTTTCTGAGCCCGTTGCTTAAGTTGGGAGGGCTCGTACGTTCAGGAGTTGTAAAAGAGTTCGGTTTTTTAAAAGGACAACTTTACGACGTCATTTAGAGCGGCCGTCGAACACTGCCTCAAGGTAACCGGTGTTTCTGCGTTCTCCTCCCTCTTCCTATCCGCCCAGCAGCGGGTGATGGGATGTGGCCTCCTCATTCTCCTCCTCCCGTCCAGGAGAGCTGGGTCAGTTTCACAGACACTCCTCCCTCCAGCACTCTTCCGGCACCACAGCCCTCCTCCACTCAGGTAGGGCGGTGCACGCCTGCCTCCACCTGTTGCCTTTCTCACCAGCCTCTCCCTTTTAAAGCAGCTTTTGTTATAGGCGACTGCTCTCACGAATGGGTCAGCGCATAGTCGGTTCAATATTTGTGTAGTCCAGTGtagtctccccccccccccccccccccccctttcctttTGCAGATACCTGTAGCAAACAAAGTAGGTATCTGTGGGAGCTAAGCAAATGTTTACATGTAAAACTGTTGTGCCTTCCCATAGGTAAATATCTTTAATGCCTGCTTTCGCTGCCTCTTCCTCTTAAACAAGTTCTAAACGCTACATTATTGTGTACATCTTGTTTTTGTTGTCCTGTTTGCATGCTAACGTCTGCGATGGTGCCGTGCCTGGCCGCAGGAGAACACAACCGTACGGACTATGGCGTCTGTGGCCAATACAAACGAGATCCAAAGACAGGCCGGCGCCTACGAGGACCCCTGGAAAATCACAGACGAGCAGAGACAGTATTACGTTAACCAGTTCAAAACTATTCAGCCTGACCTGACGGGTTTCATCCCTGGCAAGTTAACCTGGCGCCTGACTCCTTGTGGAGTTGCACTATATAtagcactatatatatataattgcagCAGTTTTAAAACACAAAGCTGCAATATGTGAATTCATATAGTAAAGAATGTTGGTAACTAGGCATAATCTTGACCTATTGTCATTTcagatgtatttgtgtttcaaGTACAGTGTATATATAAGAGATTTTGAATCTCAATGGGActtcctggttaaataaagttaaataaaaaaatatcagAATATATTTGCGCTGTAGGGTGATTTTATCTATATTGTGCTGCTCTAACACAGTTTATTGTGACTACATTTAAGTTTACTGTGATCTGAATTTCTGTATTATCCAGTTAACTGGTGGAACACTGTTGTATTTCAGGCTCTGCTGCAAAGGAGTTTTTCACTAAGTCGAAGCTGCCTATTCTAGAATTGTCTCACATTTGGTAAGTAGCTTTACTGCCTTGCCCTTCATTGTTTGTGCTTGGCTTGGCGAAATCTTGAGCCTGTCCAGAAAATAAATAtctcaaacaaaaaaaaccaacaCAAATCTTGTGAACTGTCGCTCACATTTAAATTGTTTTGGTAATATGTGCAGTGATGGTGTCTGTGGTGATCACACTGAGTTGTCTGAATGACTTTCCTGAGTCATGCTTTTAAGAGGAAGTCATCTTCCTGTGAAAACCACAGAGTACAGAGCAGTGGGGTTTTCTTCTTCAGAAACATAAAATTGATGCCGTCAGCGTAAACCGTTCCTTCTTTGCCCTGCAGGGAGCTCTCAGATTTTGATAAAGATGGCGCTCTGACACTGGACGAGTTCTGCGCCGCGTTTCATCTCGTGGTCGCTCGGAAGAACGGTTACGACCTTCCGGAGAAGCTTCCCGAGAGCCTGATGCCGAAGCTGATCGATCTGGATGACTCGGCAGGTAAGAGCGCGAGAACGGTGCCCCCGCCCTCGTGacgaagggggaggggcctcaGGCCCGCGGCGCCACGATTCGTCCCTGTGCTCGCGTGACGGTGTCAACACCCGCCTGTGTTTCAGGGGTCCCGGAGTCTGCTCCCGAGGTGGGCTTCTCCGGCTCGCCCGTGGAGGTGACCCCCAACAAGTCTCCCTCCATGCCTTCGCTCAACCAGAACTGGCCCGAGCTCAACCAGAACAACGAGGTTTGCCCCGCTATGCTTCACCTCAGCCAGCAGCTGGACTCGTTAGTGAACACACAGCTGTCACTCTTATTTTTTCCCGCCATTTGCAAATAAAAGTCGAAGTGAGATCATCTATATATTCATAGAGAAATATACAAAGCATAAGGAAGTGTGTTTCTGAGGTAAACTTAAAAAGGCTTTTCAGTTGAATTCAGCTTTTCCCTTTCGGCCTTTATGAATGTTAAGAGTTCATTTTTGGTGACTAGATACACTGTGGAGTGTTTGCTGGAGCTGCTCGTACTCCCACTCATTTGTGGGAAGTCTGTAGGCAGCGTATCCTGTCTGGTCCAGTCGTGACTGGAGGGTCCTTAtcatttgtgtttgtttccacGGGAAACTTCACTGTGCAGCCGTCCTTCACTCCGAGACTAAGGAGCCGTTTTGCAGGAGTTCAGCTGTTATGCATGTGTTCAGATATTAAAATAAGTAGGCGTTTCATTAGTGTTATTAGCATATTTGTGTCATCTCCCTTTCATGTGTATTGTTGAGTGGCAAACTGGAAGTCTTAGGTCCACTACCTACCTTGGGTAATCTAGCTGTATACTGTATACGGTACACTATAGATGTATACTGTACACTATAGATATATACTGTAGGctctgtggtgttgtgttctggACAATCCAGTGGGGGCCCCATGCTGACATGTCTCTGCTCTGTCTCTCCAGCAGTGGGAGACTTTTAGCGAACGTTCCTCAAGCTCACAAACTCTGACCCAATTTGATTCTAACATTGCACCAGCTGACCCTGTAAGTCAATCACTTAGTGCTCTTTCATGATTAATGATTTTTCATTAACCCCCCCTGTGTCCTTGGGATTCTGTCTGGAAAATGCATGTTTTCATTGCAATTTCATCCGCATAACTGGCCACGGAACAATTTATTTCATTTGTTTTGCTTGCTCAGCTTATGAAATATTCTGTCACGCTCACTCTTCATATAACATGGTCTAGGTGATGAGTCATGCCAACGTTTCATAGCATTTTTTAAAACGAAGGAGAAATGTACGGCCCACCGTTGTTGCCAGTCCCGTTAATCTGTGTGTCTTTAAGacagtttgtgtttttgtttgtttggtttttgcaGCATTTTTTGCCTTTGTGAGTTGTACTCCAAGCAGTGAACTGTGCACCTGCTGTGATGAGTGACAGGTGAATGTGTTTCACAGGACACAGCGATCGTGCATCCTGTGCCCATCCGAATGACTCCGAGCAAGATTCACATGCAGGAGATGGAGCTGAAGAGGACGGCGAGCGGTAGGTCCATGTTCACGCTCAGGCTGTCCTTCAGAAACCAGACCAGAGACCAGAGTGTCCATCACTGGAGAGGGGAAAAGGTTCTGAGGGCTAGTGGCCAACTGCTAGTGACTTGGCCATTTGTAATCGTCACACAGTCCTTCTTGCCATTGTGGGCAGTtttgaatgaataaatgaatttgAATGAGGATGTGGTCTTCCTGGTCGTTGTTTGTAACTTCCCTAGTTCACATGTGTCGGTCATAATAGGACGATCTCAGATTGGTCGGGTTTTGTTTGCATCTCCTAAATCTTAATTCCGTCTCGACTTCAATTGCATTGTTCAAATCTCATGCGTAAAAGGAACAAATCGATTCATTTAAAGGTGTTTTAACGGATTGGAAATTGCTCTGCGTTTCACTTTTTCTtttcacagaccacacacatccAACCAGTCCGTTAATGGCTAAACCACCTGAACTTTCAGAGGAGAAGAAGCTCGCAGCAATCAAATTCCCAGGCAGCACCGCAGGTGAGTTTAATACGGCAGCAGTGAGTTACTGGAGTCTCCCAGCAGGGACGAGTTGCTCAGGTGTCCAGTAGAGTTCTTAGTCTAAGATTTCTGTATCTTTGTCTTACAGGTGACGGCTATAGCAGCTCTGACTCCTTCACATCGGATCAGGAGCCTGTTCCAATTGCCGTAACTAGACAGAGGTAGTGATGCATGTTTTATCTCAAGAGCCGTTAATAAATAACTTGAGTATTAGTTTAACGGTAGATTCACTTTACCTTCAAGATTTGCAAACGTGTGTAACAGTAAATTTTAGGGAGTGCGATTTATTCGTAAATGCCTTGATTTACAAAGAAAATGGCCGAGTTGGGTTTGTAGGCCGTTTTGAGGCGTGGTGCCGTTCTGAGCACGGGCGTATCCGCTGCAGGTCTCACTCCGGGACGTCCCCCGAGGGTCTGAAGGCCGTGGCCCCgccaccaccccctccccgcCCCCACGCCTCTCACTCGCGCTCCTCCTCCCTGGACATGAACAGGAACTTTAGCGCCGTCGCTGCAGGTGCCCGCCACACTCCCGGCCCGTCTACCTCCATGTCTTCTGAAAGGGTGTCCGTGTGCCGGGCCGCTAAGCTGGTTGTCGTGTGCTGTGTTTTGGCAGGAGCGCAGCAGCAGGCCGGAGCCGTGGCCTTCCCGCCCCCCGCCGTGCCTCCtcggcccctccccacacaggTACTCCTCCCCGGGCCGCCGTATGAACTCGTGGTGGTGCGTGCGAGCGTCTCTGTGCCTGACGTTTGCGTGTGTCTCCGTGCCCAGTCGTCGGTGCCACACGGGCATCGTCCCGTAGACGCAGAAGGCCTTCCCGCACATTCGGGCACGTCGCCCCAGCAGATGCCGGAACAGCCCAACTTCGCCGACTTCAGCCAGTTCCAGGCCTTCGCCGTGGAGCAGCCCGCAGACGATGGAGAGAAACCGCAGGACGCCGGGCAGGTGGGCTCAGCACCCCACTGCAGGCTGGCCCGCCCTCTGCTCCCGGAGAAAACCACGCCCACGCCTTCctagtccccacacacagtttTTAGGGAAGGCTTTAAAAAGACAAACTAAAACTAAGGGCTGGTTTCTTGGGATCAAGCCTACCTTGGAGTTAATTACACTGTCAGTGGTGAATCGCTTTTGGAATTTTTATTTATGTAGGTTTGGGGTTAATCCAGGTTCAGGAAACCGGCTTTAAACGTTTATGCCTTGGGAGTTGTAAAACTTTCATCCAAAGTCCAGTATATCACATGAATTATTACTTGGTTTTAGGAATCAACAGGTTGCTGACACAGACACCCTGTGGTTCTGGTTTGGTCCTGACTAGTAACAGATTTCCTGAGAACCACACGTCTGTGTCGTATATCaaattgtcattttaaagtatAATTAAACTCCACCTTTTGGCTGGCAACGTAAAGCCtgaggtctgtgtgtgcttgtggtCGTCGGCCAGCGGTCGGGATAGCGCCGCCCTGCTGTTCGTGGTGTCTGAAGCGGCCTGCTTGTGCTCTGCGCAGGTGGAGAAAGGTGCGGACGCTGTCGCTGCTGTCCGAGCGGTGAAGAATGACACCCAGGCGGAGGAGCGTACTCCAGTCACTGTGAACTCTGTACGGCATGCTCTCTCCCCCGACCCCCCACACCcgctacaccacccacacccgcTACACCCACTACGCCCTCAGTGCAGGGCTGCTACTAACTGACATTgccattttcttttttctctgtaAGATGAAGCTTAAAAACAAAAAGGTTATGTTTCACCAAGGAGACGAGTAATTCTAGACGCTCTTGTACAAGTTCGAacccacatgtgcacacacgctCAGCCAAGCCAGCGCGTTGGTTAAGCAGCACCGACGCTTTATGGTGCCCAGGTGACCTCTGTGGTTTTTCCACGCAGGCCAAAGGCTCCACCCCTCTGGCCCCGCCTCCCAAACCCGTCCGGCGGAGGCTGAAGTCCGAGGACGAACTCCGCCCCGACGCGGAGGACCACCCGCAGAAACCCGGCGTGGTGCCCGCCGTCCTGGCAGCACAGCCCTCCATTCCAAGGTGCTCGTGTGCCCGAGCGGCGTTCGCTCACCGTTCCACGCCTCTGGGTTTCGCGACGGTGGCGACGGCCTGTGCGCTGACATGTTCTCGGTTTCGTTCGAAACAGGTCTGTTGGGAAGGATAAAAAGGCCATCCAAGCCTCCATTAGAAGGAACAAAGAGACAAACACCGTCCTGGCCAGACTCAACAGTGAATTACAGCAGCAGTTAAAGGTGTGTTACGACGGGTTCTCAAACCAGTTCTCCACACCCTGATCTCCCCACACGCCCCACACCAGCTACATAAGCCTCAGCTTCCCTCTGGAACATGGAGACTCTGCACTTCCTGAactttattctctctctttctctctctctctctctctctctctctctctctctctctctctctctctctctctctctttcaggacTTGCTAGAAGAGAGAATATCCTTGGAGGTTCAGTTGGAACAGCTGAGACCGTTTTCACATCTGTAACTTGTAAAGATAGAGCTGTGATAGCAACGGTCCGGCAGATCCAGTGGGAGGACACGCATTtcaaacccctcccctcctcctcccgctcctcctcccactctccccGTACCGCGTGAGGGTGGAGActgcttcctcctcctcctcctcctcctcttcttcctccacgCTGCTCTCACGGGCTGGGGGTGTGCTGAGAGACCGGGCTGGGGGTGCGGTACATTTTGGCACTTTGAAGAAACGTTGAGCGTGCGCCGTTATAAACGTCAGTCCTCTTGTCTTGTGCAGCGCGGAGTCGGCTGCTGCCCTCTGCTGATTGTGACCAGTAGGGGGGGCTGTTTAAGAACCCCTGCTCACAACGAGggctctggggggggggggcacagtgtCGTCGGGGCCGTAACAGGCGCGCTTGAGTGTGCTCTGATAATCGTGTTAGCCAGCGGGCCCGGTGAGCAGGGGGGGGACTGACTTT
The window above is part of the Brachyhypopomus gauderio isolate BG-103 chromosome 9, BGAUD_0.2, whole genome shotgun sequence genome. Proteins encoded here:
- the reps1 gene encoding ralBP1-associated Eps domain-containing protein 1 isoform X4, whose product is MESLTLSDVEQKYYSDLFAYCDVDNTKKVASNGRVLDLFRAAQLSNDVVIQITELCGATRLGHFGRSQFYIALKLIALAQSGLPLRVESLNNVKDLPLPRFVVGKNEQESRHTAMYPDTENQGPYTSVIPRPPGRVPTKKVSTHEVIQPCVPAAEPQPDTTSPVVSPHQSPPTSPLAWRKHKRQASGGAVERQPPVAGAAWPPFREAQSAAGDGMWPPHSPPPVQESWVSFTDTPPSSTLPAPQPSSTQENTTVRTMASVANTNEIQRQAGAYEDPWKITDEQRQYYVNQFKTIQPDLTGFIPGSAAKEFFTKSKLPILELSHIWELSDFDKDGALTLDEFCAAFHLVVARKNGYDLPEKLPESLMPKLIDLDDSAGVPESAPEVGFSGSPVEVTPNKSPSMPSLNQNWPELNQNNEDTAIVHPVPIRMTPSKIHMQEMELKRTASDHTHPTSPLMAKPPELSEEKKLAAIKFPGSTAGDGYSSSDSFTSDQEPVPIAVTRQRSHSGTSPEGLKAVAPPPPPPRPHASHSRSSSLDMNRNFSAVAAGAQQQAGAVAFPPPAVPPRPLPTQSSVPHGHRPVDAEGLPAHSGTSPQQMPEQPNFADFSQFQAFAVEQPADDGEKPQDAGQVEKGADAVAAVRAVKNDTQAEERTPVTVNSAKGSTPLAPPPKPVRRRLKSEDELRPDAEDHPQKPGVVPAVLAAQPSIPRSVGKDKKAIQASIRRNKETNTVLARLNSELQQQLKDLLEERISLEVQLEQLRPFSHL
- the reps1 gene encoding ralBP1-associated Eps domain-containing protein 1 isoform X2 gives rise to the protein MESLTLSDVEQKYYSDLFAYCDVDNTKKVASNGRVLDLFRAAQLSNDVVIQITELCGATRLGHFGRSQFYIALKLIALAQSGLPLRVESLNNVKDLPLPRFVVGKNEQESRHTAMYPDTENQGPYTSVIPRPPGRVPTKKVSTHEVIQPCVPAAEPQPDTTSPVVSPHQSPPTSPLAWRKHKRQASGGAVERQPPVAGAAWPPFREAQSAGDGMWPPHSPPPVQESWVSFTDTPPSSTLPAPQPSSTQENTTVRTMASVANTNEIQRQAGAYEDPWKITDEQRQYYVNQFKTIQPDLTGFIPGSAAKEFFTKSKLPILELSHIWELSDFDKDGALTLDEFCAAFHLVVARKNGYDLPEKLPESLMPKLIDLDDSAGVPESAPEVGFSGSPVEVTPNKSPSMPSLNQNWPELNQNNEQWETFSERSSSSQTLTQFDSNIAPADPDTAIVHPVPIRMTPSKIHMQEMELKRTASDHTHPTSPLMAKPPELSEEKKLAAIKFPGSTAGDGYSSSDSFTSDQEPVPIAVTRQRSHSGTSPEGLKAVAPPPPPPRPHASHSRSSSLDMNRNFSAVAAGAQQQAGAVAFPPPAVPPRPLPTQSSVPHGHRPVDAEGLPAHSGTSPQQMPEQPNFADFSQFQAFAVEQPADDGEKPQDAGQVEKGADAVAAVRAVKNDTQAEERTPVTVNSAKGSTPLAPPPKPVRRRLKSEDELRPDAEDHPQKPGVVPAVLAAQPSIPRSVGKDKKAIQASIRRNKETNTVLARLNSELQQQLKDLLEERISLEVQLEQLRPFSHL
- the reps1 gene encoding ralBP1-associated Eps domain-containing protein 1 isoform X1, with protein sequence MESLTLSDVEQKYYSDLFAYCDVDNTKKVASNGRVLDLFRAAQLSNDVVIQITELCGATRLGHFGRSQFYIALKLIALAQSGLPLRVESLNNVKDLPLPRFVVGKNEQESRHTAMYPDTENQGPYTSVIPRPPGRVPTKKVSTHEVIQPCVPAAEPQPDTTSPVVSPHQSPPTSPLAWRKHKRQASGGAVERQPPVAGAAWPPFREAQSAAGDGMWPPHSPPPVQESWVSFTDTPPSSTLPAPQPSSTQENTTVRTMASVANTNEIQRQAGAYEDPWKITDEQRQYYVNQFKTIQPDLTGFIPGSAAKEFFTKSKLPILELSHIWELSDFDKDGALTLDEFCAAFHLVVARKNGYDLPEKLPESLMPKLIDLDDSAGVPESAPEVGFSGSPVEVTPNKSPSMPSLNQNWPELNQNNEQWETFSERSSSSQTLTQFDSNIAPADPDTAIVHPVPIRMTPSKIHMQEMELKRTASDHTHPTSPLMAKPPELSEEKKLAAIKFPGSTAGDGYSSSDSFTSDQEPVPIAVTRQRSHSGTSPEGLKAVAPPPPPPRPHASHSRSSSLDMNRNFSAVAAGAQQQAGAVAFPPPAVPPRPLPTQSSVPHGHRPVDAEGLPAHSGTSPQQMPEQPNFADFSQFQAFAVEQPADDGEKPQDAGQVEKGADAVAAVRAVKNDTQAEERTPVTVNSAKGSTPLAPPPKPVRRRLKSEDELRPDAEDHPQKPGVVPAVLAAQPSIPRSVGKDKKAIQASIRRNKETNTVLARLNSELQQQLKDLLEERISLEVQLEQLRPFSHL
- the reps1 gene encoding ralBP1-associated Eps domain-containing protein 1 isoform X3; translation: MESLTLSDVEQKYYSDLFAYCDVDNTKKVASNGRVLDLFRAAQLSNDVVIQITELCGATRLGHFGRSQFYIALKLIALAQSGLPLRVESLNNVKDLPLPRFVVGKNEQESRHTAMYPDTENQGPYTSVIPRPPGRVPTKKVSTHEVIQPCVPAAEPQPDTTSPVVSPHQSPPTSPLAWRKHKRQASGGAVERQPPVAGAAWPPFREAQSAAGDGMWPPHSPPPVQESWVSFTDTPPSSTLPAPQPSSTQENTTVRTMASVANTNEIQRQAGAYEDPWKITDEQRQYYVNQFKTIQPDLTGFIPGSAAKEFFTKSKLPILELSHIWELSDFDKDGALTLDEFCAAFHLVVARKNGYDLPEKLPESLMPKLIDLDDSAGVPESAPEVGFSGSPVEVTPNKSPSMPSLNQNWPELNQNNEWETFSERSSSSQTLTQFDSNIAPADPDTAIVHPVPIRMTPSKIHMQEMELKRTASDHTHPTSPLMAKPPELSEEKKLAAIKFPGSTAGDGYSSSDSFTSDQEPVPIAVTRQRSHSGTSPEGLKAVAPPPPPPRPHASHSRSSSLDMNRNFSAVAAGAQQQAGAVAFPPPAVPPRPLPTQSSVPHGHRPVDAEGLPAHSGTSPQQMPEQPNFADFSQFQAFAVEQPADDGEKPQDAGQVEKGADAVAAVRAVKNDTQAEERTPVTVNSAKGSTPLAPPPKPVRRRLKSEDELRPDAEDHPQKPGVVPAVLAAQPSIPRSVGKDKKAIQASIRRNKETNTVLARLNSELQQQLKDLLEERISLEVQLEQLRPFSHL